In Mercurialis annua linkage group LG5, ddMerAnnu1.2, whole genome shotgun sequence, a single genomic region encodes these proteins:
- the LOC126680220 gene encoding MAG2-interacting protein 2 isoform X1 yields the protein MSKSANNVTKPEMYAALIRNREYQAAMDFAKQHGLDRDEVLKSQWLNSGHGVTDVNLFLSKIRDHNFVIYECVNKVGPTEDAMTALLAHGLYLTDRYRFSEEKHGENAEMWDLRLARVQLLQYRDRLETYLGISMGRFSVQEYRKFRVMPLSEAAVALAETGKIGALNLLFKRHPYSLSPSMLQILSAIPETVPVQTYGQLLPGRNPPTGVSLREEDWIECEEMLSFINSLPENHELGIQIRTEPIIRRCLGYIWPSANELSIWYMDRARDIDRYSGQLDNCLCLVDVACRKGIFELQQFYKDITYLQQLIYSDESEAEICFNISLLDWENLSDYEKFRMMLKEVKEENVVKKLHDKAIPFMQSKFHDSAPVSQAELKGSNLSLEQKDESFLVRWLKEIALENKLDICLMVIEEGCRDLATNGFFKDEIEAVDCGLQCVYLCSVTDRWTTLSAILSKLPQKHDAEIYIDGLEERLKLAESHIEAGRVLALYQVPKPMNFFLEAHADEKSVKQILRLMLSKFGRRQPGRSDNDWASMWRDMQSLREKAFPFLDPEYMLTEFCRGLLKAGRFSLARNYLKGTSSVVLASEKAENLVIQAAREFFFSASSLSCSEIWKAKECLNLFPSSRLVKAEADIYEALTVKLPNLGLTLLPLQFRQIRDPMEILKMAITSQPGAYLHVDDLIEVARLLGLNSPEDLSAVEEAIAREAAVAGDLQLAFDLCLVLAKKGHGFIWDLCAAIARGPALENMDVNSRKQLLGFALSHCDAESIGELLHAWKDLDMQGQCDTLLMFSEMSSSEVPAQDSSIMSLPVNGIQDIVDLNDCSKLVDGRSGHDHEAYLSKVKNTLSFVAKNLPMQNGTDLDSFLRENGKTLSFAVFQLPWLLNLSKQSVNDKKLASDLFHGKQCLSICTQALVTILSWLARNGFAPKDDVIASLAKSIIEPPVTEEEDIMGCSLLLNLVDAIGGVEVIEEQLRIRKNYQEICSIMTVGMTYGVLHNFEVECNGPSQRRELLLRKFAEKHIPFNSDEMNKFDEVQSTFWRQWKLDLEEKRRVAEHSRLLEQIIPGVETTRFLSGDFSYIESVVCSLIDSVKLEKKHIVKDILRLADTYGLSHTEVLQQYLSSILVSEVWADDDIIAELAEVKAEIIGCASETVKTISSVVYPAIDGRNKRRIGFIFSLLSDCYLHLEETENSLQDIHSFPPKLCTISLARLYKVFEQECQRVSFIEDLNFKNIAGLDGLNFQFLGSEVYAHVNDLSLEALAKMVQTLSGIYTDMVPENLISWQDVYKHYVQGLLTTLEKGTRMDFNFVNADRFQEFIIQLEHTYDFSRVYIRLLVPSDALEIMKQYLTVSVPLHGSYESIPDNSAWQDCLIILLNFWLRLSEEMQEIISRDSSEEIAFRPDCLSNCLKALMRLLVEDSVSPSQSWGSIIGYANCGFVGDFSVEILIFCKAMVFAGCGFGAISEVFSKAISHCDTSLTPSADSESRNLLLHLYINMLDPFLENLVSGFYEPQNLYHLLSSLSKLEGQIEDLQRVRRAVWEKMTQFSDNSELPSRVRVYVLELVQLVRGRNIKGFSTELQSKVLPWEGWDEWLSTSKQSEITAGDGLLDNTDASSQLTSTLVALKSSQLAASISPNIEIAADDLLNVGTAITCFSKLCEVSSSDAHIEVLLAILEEWEGFFVVGRDETNSAETSEAVNDWNNDDWNEGWESFQEVGSLQKEKTETSLSVDPLHVCWTEIFKKLVSKSRFTDVIRLIDQSLKSNLVLLDEDDTKTLSRILLEINCFMALKLVLLLPYEALHLPCLCIVEDKLKQGAISETVGRDHEFFVLVLSSGIISAIMTNSSFGTTYSYFCYLAGNFSRQCQESQLTRITEESANSAADFLFLFRRILFPSFISELVKADQQILAGFLVTKFMHTNASLSLINIAEASLTRYLEMQLQAVQHDEFGVDEVSSCELLRNTVSRLISKLGNDIGAALSLLSANVR from the exons ATGAGTAAATCCGCGAATAATGTAACTAAGCCTGAAATGTACGCTGCTCTAATCCGCAACCGTGAATATCAGGCAGCCATGGACTTTGCCAAACAGCACGGCTTGGACAGGGACGAAGTTTTAAAATCACAGTGGTTGAATTCCGGCCATGGAGTAACTGAcgtaaatttgtttttatcaaaaattagggatcataattttgtaatttatgaaTGTGTTAATAAAGTAGGACCAACAGAAGATGCTATGACTGCATTACTTGCTCATGGACTCTATTTAACTGATCGGTACCGATTTTCGGAAGAAAAACATGGTGAAAATGCCGAGATGTGGGATCTTCGATTGGCTAGGGTTCAGTTGTTGCAGTACAGAGATAGACTGGAGACATATCTGGGCATAAGCATGGGCAG GTTTTCTGTGCAGGAATATAGAAAATTTCGTGTTATGCCTCTAAGTGAAGCTGCTGTAGCTCTTGCTGAAACTGGGAAAATTGGTGCTTTGAACCTTCTCTTCAAGCGTCATCCTTATTCTCTTTCTCCTTCAATGTTGCAAATATTATCTGCTATCCCGGAAACTGTTCCTGTTCAAACATATGGGCAGCTTCTTCCTGGCAGGAACCCTCCTACTGGTGTTTCCCTGAGGGAAGAAGATTGGATTGAATGTGAAGAGATGTTGAGCTTCATCAATAGTTTACCTGAGAATCATGAATTAGGTATTCAGATCCGAACTGAGCCCATTATCAGAAGGTGCCTGGGATACATTTGGCCATCTGCTAATGAACTTTCTATATGGTACATGGATAGAGCTAGAGATATTGATCGCTACAGTGGCCAGCTGGATAATTGCCTTTGCCTGGTTGATGTAGCATGTCGAAAGGGTATCTTTGAGTTGCAGCAGTTTTACAAGGATATTACTTACTTGCAACAGCTTATTTATTCTGATGAGAGTGAAGCTGAAATATGCTTTAATATTTCGCTTTTGGATTGGGAAAATTTATCTGATTATGAGAAGTTTAGAATGATGCTCAAAGAAGTTAAAGAGGAAAATGTGGTAAAGAAGTTGCATGATAAGGCTATTCCTTTTATGCAAAGTAAGTTTCATGACTCGGCTCCTGTTAGTCAAGCTGAACTTAAGGGTAGCAACCTTTCTTTAGAACAGAAGGATGAGTCATTTCTGGTGAGATGGCTTAAGGAGATTGCTTTAGAGAATAAATTGGATATATGCTTGATGGTAATAGAAGAAGGGTGCAGAGACTTAGCTACTAATGGTTTCTTCAAGGATGAAATTGAAGCTGTGGATTGCGGTCTGCAATGTGTATATTTATGCTCAGTTACAGATAGATGGACTACATTGTCTGCTATATTGTCAAAGCTTCCACAAAAGCATG ATGCTGAAATATATATTGATGGCCTAGAGGAACGGCTTAAGCTTGCAGAGAGCCATATTGAAGCTGGGAGGGTTCTGGCACTTTACCAG GTCCCGAAACCAATGAACTTCTTCCTGGAGGCTCATGCAGATGAAAAAAGTGTGAAACAGATTCTACGTCTTATGCTTTCAAAATTTGGTCGGCGACAACCAGGTCGGTCTGATAATGACTGGGCAAGCATGTGGCGTGATATGCAAAGCCTGCGGGAGAAGGCTTTCCCTTTTCTTGATCCAGAGTACATGCTAACAGAATTCTGCAGGGGACTTCTGAAAGCCGGGAGATTTTCCCTTGCAAGAAATTATCTGAAAGGTACAAGTTCAGTTGTTTTGGCATCAGAGAAAGCAGAAAATCTTGTTATTCAAGCTGCACGTGAATTTTTTTTCTCGGCTTCTAGTCTCTCTTGCTCGGAG ATCTGGAAGGCTAAGGAATGCCTAAATTTATTCCCAAGTAGCAGGCTTGTTAAAGCAGAGGCTGATATATATGAGGCACTCACTGTTAAGCTTCCAAACCTTGGATTAACTCTCCTCCCTTTGCAGTTCAGGCAAATAAGGGATCCTATGGAGATCTTAAAAATGGCTATCACCAGTCAACCCGGAGCTTATTTACACGTTGATGACCTTATTGAGGTTGCTAGACTTCTAGGACTAAATTCTCCAGAGGATCTATCTGCTGTTGAGGAAGCTATTGCCAGAGAAGCTGCTGTAGCTGGTGATCTGCAATTGGCATTTGATCTTTGCCTTGTTTTGGCTAAAAAAGGACATGGTTTCATTTGGGATTTGTGCGCAGCAATAGCCAGAGGTCCCGCCCTTGAAAACATGGATGTAAATTCTCGAAAGCAGCTACTAGGTTTTGCTTTGAGCCACTGTGATGCTGAATCTATTGGTGAGCTTCTCCATGCATGGAAGGATCTGGACATGCAAGGTCAGTGTGACACTTTGTTGATGTTTTCAGAGATGAGTTCCTCTGAGGTTCCTGCTCAAGATTCCTCAATTATGTCGCTACCAGTAAATGGTATACAGGATATTGTTGATCTTAATGATTGCTCTAAACTGGTTGATGGAAGAAGTGGCCATGATCATGAAGCATACTTAAGTAAAGTAAAAAATACACTTTCTTTTGTTGCTAAAAATTTGCCCATGCAGAATGGAACTGATCTGGATTCTTTTTTGAGAGAGAATGGAAAAACTTTATCTTTTGCTGTTTTCCAACTTCCATGGTTGCTCAATTTGAGTAAGCAATCAGTAAATGATAAGAAATTAGCTTCTGACTTATTTCATGGAAAACAATGTTTGAGCATATGCACGCAAGCACTGGTAACTATTCTCTCCTGGTTGGCAAGAAATGGTTTTGCTCCGAAAGATGATGTTATAGCCTCTCTGGCAAAGTCAATTATAGAACCACCTGTTACAGAAGAGGAGGACATCATGGGATGCTCTTTATTGTTGAATCTTGTGGATGCCATTGGGGGAGTTGAAGTAATAGAAGAGCAGCTAAGAATAAGGAAAAATTATCAAGAAATTTGCAGCATCATGACTGTGGGGATGACTTACGGTGTATTACATAATTTTGAAGTCGAGTGCAATGGTCCATCTCAGAGGAGGGAGCTGCTATTGAGAAAATTTGCAGAAAAGCACATACCATTTAATTCtg ATGAAATGAACAAATTTGATGAAGTACAATCAACATTCTGGAGGCAATGGAAGCTTGATTTAGAAGAAAAAAGACGTGTAGCTGAACATTCTAGATTGCTGGAGCAGATCATTCCAGGGGTTGAAACCACACGTTTTCTGTCAGGTGACTTCAGTTATATTGAGAGTGTTGTTTGTTCCCTGATAGATTCAGTAAAGTTGGAAAAGAAGCACATTGTGAAGGATATCTTGAGATTAGCTGACACATATGGCTTAAGTCATACTGAG GTTTTGCAACAATACCTAAGTTCTATTCTTGTTTCTGAGGTTTGGGCCGATGATGATATCATTGCTGAACTTGCAGAAGTTAAAGCAGAGATAATTGGCTGTGCTTCTGAAACCGTCAAAACTATTTCCTCGGTTGTGTACCCTGCAATTGATGGGCGCAACAAACGTCGTATTGGTTTTATATTTAGCCTCCTCTCGGACTGCTATTTGCATCTAGAGGAAACGGAAAACTCTTTGCAAGACATACACTCTTTTCCCCCAAAACTATGCACTATTAGTTTAGCTCGCTTATACAAGGTCTTTGAGCAAGAATGCCAAAGGGTATCTTTTATTGAAGATCTGAACTTCAAGAATATTGCTGGATTAGATGGtctaaattttcaatttctagGAAGTGAAGTCTATGCGCACGTGAACGATCTTAGCTTGGAAGCCTTGGCAAAAATGGTACAGACATTGTCTGGTATCTATACTGATATGGTGCCCGAAAATCTCATTTCATGGCAGGATGTGTATAAACATTACGTTCAAGGTTTATTAACGACATTGGAAAAAGGAACCAGAATGGATTTCAATTTTGTGAATGCCGACAGATTTCAGGAGTTTATCATACAACTTGAGCACACCTATGATTTTTCTCGTGTGTATATCAGACTATTGGTACCATCTGATGCCTTGGAAATTATGAAGCAGTACTTAACCGTAAGTGTACCCCTGCACGGTTCTTATGAGAGTATTCCAGATAACTCAGCATGGCAGGATTGCCTCATTATCCTTTTGAATTTTTGGCTTAGACTGAGTGAAGAAATGCAAGAAATTATATCCAGGGATAGTTCAGAAGAAATAGCATTCCGTCCAGATTGTTTATCGAATTGTTTGAAGGCCTTAATGAGGCTGCTGGTGGAGGACAGTGTATCTCCAAGTCAGAGCTGGGGTAGCATCATAGGCTACGCCAATTGCGGCTTCGTTGGTGATTTTTCTGTTGAGATTCTGATTTTCTGCAAAGCCATGGTTTTTGCTGGCTGTGGTTTTGGAGCCATTTCGGAAGTATTCTCCAAGGCAATATCCCATTGTGATACCAGTTTAACTCCTTCTGCTGACTCGGAATCCCgaaatcttcttcttcatctctATATAAATATGTTGGATCCCTTCTTAGAAAATTTGGTCAGTGGATTCTACGAACCCCAGAATTTATATCATCTACTATCTTCATTGAGCAAGTTGGAAGGTCAAATCGAGGATTTGCAGAGGGTTAGACGGGCAGTTTGGGAAAAGATGACCCAATTCTCCGATAATTCAGAGCTACCAAGCCGTGTTCGGGTTTATGTTCTCGAGCTCGTGCAGCTGGTTAGGGGTAGAAATATCAAGGGTTTCTCTACAGAGCTACAATCCAAGGTTTTACCATGGGAAGGATGGGATGAATGGCTATCTACAAGTAAACAGAGCGAGATTACTGCTGGTGACGGACTGCTGGATAACACAGATGCTTCTAGTCAGTTAACGAGTACTTTAGTTGCTCTTAAATCATCTCAGCTTGCGGCAAGCATTTCCCCTAATATAGAAATTGCTGCTGATGATCTCTTGAATGTGGGGACCGCCATCACATGCTTTTCAAAATTATGTGAAGTTTCGAGTTCAGATGCTCACATTGAGGTGCTGCTAGCCATTTTAGAAGAGTGGGAAGGGTTTTTTGTAGTTGGAAGAGATGAAACTAATTCTGCAGAAACATCGGAAGCAGTAAACGACTGGAATAATGATGATTGGAATGAAGGATGGGAAAGCTTTCAGGAAGTCGGATCTCTTCAGAAAGAGAAAACAGAGACCTCCCTATCTGTTGATCCTTTGCATGTGTGCTGGACGGAGATATTCAAAAAACTGGTCTCAAAATCACGTTTCACTGATGTAATAAGATTGATCGACCAATCGCTAAAGTCTAACCTTGTTTTGCTGGATGAAGATGATACTAAGACATTAAGTCGGATTTTACTTGAGATAAATTGTTTCATGGCTTTGAAGCTTGTACTTCTTTTGCCTTATGAAGCATTGCACTTGCCGTGTTTGTGTATAGTTGAAGATAAGCTTAAGCAAGGAGCTATTTCTGAAACAGTTGGCAGAGATCATGAGTTCTTTGTTCTTGTATTGTCATCAGGGATTATATCGGCAATAATGACAAACTCTTCATTCGGCACTACTTATTCCTATTTCTGCTATTTAGCAGGAAATTTCTCTCGTCAGTGCCAGGAGTCTCAGTTAACTAGAATCACCGAGGAATCTGCAAACTCTGCAGCGGACTTTCTGTTTCTTTTTCGGAGAATACTGTTCCCATCCTTCATCTCGGAGCTTGTGAAGGCTGATCAACAAATTCTAGCAGGATTTCTTGTTACGAAGTTTATGCACACAAATGCTTCTTTAAGTCTAATTAATATCGCTGAAGCTAGTCTTACGAGATACTTGGAGATGCAGCTCCAAGCAGTCCAGCACGACGAGTTTGGTGTTGATGAGGTAAGTTCGTGTGAACTGCTGAGAAATACAGTTTCTAGATTGATAAGCAAATTAGGAAATGATATCGGGGCTGCATTGTCGTTGCTGTCTGCAAATGTTAGATGA